A window of Castanea sativa cultivar Marrone di Chiusa Pesio chromosome 8, ASM4071231v1 genomic DNA:
CTCCAGTTGCGTTAAAACATTCTTAATCTTTTCAGATTCGTACTTTGTCATGCATTACTTAATTAATGTGTACAAATTTCAGAGGTCTCCGGATGCAAGGCAATTGCGAGCCAGGTCTATTGAAAATTATGATGACTTGCGAATAATAGTTGGCAATGAGGCACCAGATGGACATTGGTTTGAAGCTGGTGCCACACTTAGACTTGAAGGCAATTCTACTTTCAACGATGAAGAGCACGTTGAAACCCCGGTACAGATGTTTCCTAATGAAGAAATGTCACATGAAGATACTAGTGATGGCATGCAAGGTTCATCTCAGCAGACAAGGGCTAGGCCTTCTTCATCATCTCATTCCAAACGGCTGTTGAAGAGGAGACGTTCAAGTGATGTTATGTTAAAAATGATGAGTGCCATGGCTGCAGATATTGGTAGAATAGCCGATGCATTGGCGGAAAATAATAAGACCGTGTGCTTGGATGAACTGTTTGAAATGGTACAAACAATACCTGGCTTTGATGACGATCTTATTATTGAGGCATGTGAATATCTTTCTTTTGATGAGAGGAGGGCAATGATGTTCATGAAGTTGAATGAGAGGTTAAGAAAAAAGTGGTTATTAAAACGTTTGCGTGGTCAGGGTAATTAGAATGCCTTGTTAATTTTGTCGATATATAGTTCTCATTTTGTGAATGGGTTGAACatgaataaaatattcatttttcctCTCATAGATTTTTCTCCACTTTTGTTGGCTTGCCTATTGGAATTGTGGTTGCTGGGACTGGATATGAATTGATTTATAGCCCATTCTTTCAGATCTTGGGGGTTGCTGGGACTGGATATGAATTGATTTATAGCCCATTCTTTCAGATCTTGGGGGTTTTCTAGACTAGTCTGAAGCTAAAACCAGGTCTTTCTAACAAAGCATGCAACTTTTGTGTGTGCAGCACAGCTTAGGGACAATTTGGTGCTTATAAAACAGGGTTATATCAGTTTGTGATGTACACCTATGGGCTCATTGAAATGAGCCACGGCCTAGGGATaacttcttatatacttctggACAAAGttttgttacaaaattggttgtagtatAAAGCTACAaaccttattcaatatctttttattggagatgaattttgacGAATCAATTGATGGatcacattttcttcttatatactctatacttgcaaaatttttataaaattaaagatcaataattatgtcatcaataaattttttaaattgcaagtttttgtagtttaaaattatgcataaaatgtaaacttataaattgtatagtaaataatattcaattgacacaaaatttgatgtgtattaagaacataaacaacatgtaattcaacagttagattttcaaaatatgtaataatgtgagtgatattgagtaaggttgtagtcttAGATTACAACTAATtgtgtagctaaattttgtcttatACTTCTGCTCTATTTTGTTCTGTTTCCCTTCCTCcacctccctttttttttaaaacaatatctTAGAAGGCAATCACTTGCCACACTTATTTTCGTTACATGGGCCTTTCTACCAAAAATAGTAACTTACAAATGCGTTTATCAGAAGATTACCAGAAGGATAGTTCTCCGATTCCAATGCTCAACATAGAGTGACCTGCATAGCAAGAAACTTAGAGCATGTTCAAGCTTAGAATGCTGACATTATATTCTGTAGATCAAGACTGATCAACAGAGTAAAACTTGATAATGCATGATATCTCGTATACAAGCTTATCAGAGTTCATGCAGCTATATGACATGTCATATTTGATATTGCATCTATCTTCTCGGTTAAACTACAATTCGTCCACTTGTGTATTTATCTCTTAGTTTACTGGAGTTAGTTATAGGTAGTCTGTTTCTCAAATATAAAACAAGGGCAAAATTTGCTTAATAGTACTTTTTTAGAACAAAATTGGGTGAATAGCATATGTTTGAAGTTTTTTAGTTAGTTAGACTATTTTTGTAAGTCGAGTTTGGCAAACTCGACTTTGGGCTGGAAGTTGAGTTTTACAAACTCGACTTCCAAGCAATATTGATGCATCCTACTTGGTCCTGCTTGGAAGTTGTGTTTGTCAAACTTGAATTCTAGCCCAAACTTGAGTTTGCCAAACTCGACTTTCAAAAACAGTTTAACTAACTAAATAACTTCTTTCGTGTGCTGCTTTTCTAAAAACATATtgtttggcaaattttgccATAAAACAAGGCTTGTAAGTGAACGCGCATCCTCTGTCTCAAATTTCCTGTCCAACATCATGTACCACCACTCAACTTGTGACTCGTGTCTCTTATTGCCCTTTCTGCTGAACtgtagagaagaagaaggaaaacaaGAAGGTCTTACCTTTCCCATAGATTTTCCAAAAGGGGGAGAAACTCTTTCACACTTTATATTAATAAAGCACACTGTGTGAAAGAAACAGTACCGCCCGTTCCAAAAACTACTCTTATGTACTCGATGACTTAAGACTTTGTGTACATCGTGATTGGTGGTACTGCATGTGAAAAAAACCTCTTCTAATCATTCTCCTCCCCAAGTTTTCATAACCATCCAACAAAGAACAATAATAGTCCAACTCAGAGAAAAACCCCCCATAGCTTTCCACCCTGTTTTCTGTCTGGCTTGCTGGCTGCAGTAGTCtctcttgcaaaattttcaagacAAGGACAAGGTGCTATGTATGCTAGCTGAAAACTTGCCACCTCATCGAAGTCTCTCAATTTTGTTTGAAATGGGAGACATGAGTCATATCAAGAATAAGCTCAATAAGCTGGCTTTTGTTTCATGGAGGCGCTAGCTGCATGATCATATGCTTTCGTGTATCACGTTTCTCCCATAACATGTTAAAGTGCGTTCAAGTCTGTATTCTTTCCCACCTCGTTCTAAGAAACTTCAAGACCATGGCCGTGATCAGTTCTCAGCAGTGCACCAACTGAACCTCTATTATATTTATCCCACAACAGCCCACTCCTCCcaacaaagaagagagaaacactCAGCAATGGCAAAACTCAGCCTACTGCTACAACTACTACCTGGACTTCTCATCTTGTTTaccccttctctctcttgtcCTGAACATCAAAAACTAGCCCTTCTTCAATTTAAAGCCTCTCTCATCAATGCTGCTActtctttttcaccaaaaaGCCCTCTTGCTTTGTTAGAATCATGGAATTCCAGCTTAGATTGTTGCCACTGGGACATGGTCAATTGTAGTTCTCGCTTTGATTCAAGGAATGTGGTTGCTCTATATCTGGAGGACCTTGTCTGGTGGAAGGAGCCCATAGTGCTGTCTTCCACCATCTTGACACCGCTCTTTCGCATTAGAAGCTTGACGCACCTTGTCATGTCTTGGAATCAAATACAAGGAGAATTGCCAGGTGACGGCTTCGCCAATCTGACAGAATTGGTTCATCTTGAACTGTGGAATAATGACTTCAATGGCTCCATTCCTTCCCAGCTTTTTCACTTGAAGCATCTTCAATATCTTGATATAAGTTCAAATTCATTTCAGGGAAATATCCCTAAGGAGATAGGGAATATGACAAAGTTGCAGCATTTGTTTCTTCGCAGCAACAAATTATTTGGGGAAATTCCATCTTCAATTCTATATTTAAAGGAATTGAAAACAATGGATTTGAGTTACAATTCATTGTCAATGGAAATTCCTGTCGATATTGGCAATCTAGCCAACATGACCAATTTGGACTTGAATTGCAACAAGCTCACGGGTACAATCCCATCAACCATACAGAATTTGACGAAATTGGAAATACTTCATCTGGAAAGCAACTTGCTCATTGGAGATATTCCATCCAAGCTGTTCAATATCAAGGGCTTGAAGAGCCTTCTTCTTGGAGGAAATAATCTCACTTGGAATAACAATGCAAAGATTGTGCCAAAGTTTACGCTATCTGAGTTGTCTATGAGGTCTTGTGGTCTTACAGGAGAAATTCCAAGTTGGATTTCTTCACAAAAGACACTTGAAATTATGGACTTGAGTGAGAACCAGCTAGAAGGAATGTTCCCACAATGGCTTGCTGAAATGGAGGTTGGAACTATAATTTTGTCAGATAACAATCTTACAGGTACTCTCCCACCTCACCTCTTCGACTCTCAAAAGTTATATGCTCTTTCCTTGTCCCGAAACAACTTTTATGGAGAACTTCCAAACAACATTGGTAATGCCACTACACTTGGGATTCTTACGTTGgctagaaataatttttcagGGAAGGTTCCTGAATCCATCTCCAAGATTTATGGCCTCTATTTATTGGACTTGTCACACAACAAATTTTCTGGCAACACTTTACCAGATTTTAGTTCCAACGTACAACTCCAAATCattgatttttcttcaaatgAATTCTCAGGTGAAATTCCAACCAATTTTTCCCAAGAAACAATAATCCTAGCTTTGggaaaaaatgagttttctGGTAGATTGTCTAGAAACTTGACTAATATGAGCAAGCTTGAATACCTAGACATCCATGACAACAAAATCAAAGGTGAATTGCCTGACTTTATCTGCCAAATCTCCACccttcatattttaattttacgaAACAACTCTCTCCAAGGTTCAATCCCTTTTTGTATTTCCAATCTTTCCAGCCTCCAAATTCTTGATCTCTCAAGCAATCATCTTGTTGGAGAAATCCCTAAAGAGTTTGGAAATCTTGCTGGTATGATTGAAACACCTGATGGATTTTCGTATTTTAATGGTTTTGGAACAAATTATTACACCATTGGTACCAAGATTAATGATATGATAGTGAACTGGAAGAAGTCAAAACAAGGTCTATCATTTGACAACCTCAAGAACTACTCTTTGTTAGACTTGTCAATGAACCAACTTTCTGGTAAAATTCCAACTTCATTAGGAAGGCTGAAGGCTCTAAAGCTTCTCAATGTCTCACTTAACAATTTTTATGGGAGAATACCAGCAAGTATTGGTGATTTAAAAAATCTGGAGGGTTTAGACTTGTCACGTAACAATTTATCAGGTTCAATTCCACAATCGCTAGCAATGTTGCTACAACTGACTATTTTGGATGTGAGTAACAACAAGCTCACGGGTAAGATTCCAATTGGTAGCCAGATGGTTACAATGAATGATCCGAACTTTTATGCCAACAATAGTGGATTGTGTGGAATGCAAATTCAAGTGTTATGTCCAAAAGACTCATCATCAACAAAACCACCAGAggttgagagaaaagaaacatggTTCTCATGGGAAGGAATGGTGATTGGATATGTGGTTGCCTTCTTTGTAACTGTGGCAATCCTATATCTAACTGAGCATTATGTGTAAAACCTCCAAATCACCGTGGTCAACAAAGAAGGCAATAGGTATAAATTTATAGTCTCACAAGTTATGCATGCAGTCTATGgtcaaataataaaatcctaGCTTTATAAAGGTTTTCAATTCAAATGTAAGAGGCAGACTAGCAACTATAACTAAGGTTAAGACTTAAGAACACCGTTTAGAACAGGGTGTCATGTTGTTTGTGGGGAATCCCTTTACAATTATTACAGATTATTGTTTCTAGTGTAGTATAGTAGATAGCGAGGCTTATTCTTATTGTCTTAGTGTTGTTCTATTTTTGTTGAGCAgcggttttgtttgtttgtttgcacCTCGTTGCAAGTTGTGTGGTTGCTTGTTGATGTAGGATTATTGATGCTGAATAAAATCTTgctttttcatccaaaaaaatatttgtcattaaaattttagaataaggTGAGAGAGCAAATGAAAAGGAATATATAAGATATGACAATAACAACAACCAAGTCTTAGTCTGAAAAGATATCAGATATAAAATCCTCGTAAATTGTTCGCTCTCATTGTACAATAcctttttactcttttttttttcctctctctctagccaaaaatataaaatctgtAGTCATTTTACAAATGTTTACAAGAAACTATTGTCATTGGAGTACATACTAGGCATACTGGCATTTCATCTTTAAGATTACATATGAACAATGGGCTTAAGTTGAAATGGCAAGAACTTCAGATGATGTTGTAATGTTCCATAAAGTTGTTTGGAACTGTTGGTTGGTAATTCTGCagttatgtttttatgtttcaCATCATAGATGCGACTTCCCGTAATTTTTTAAGGTGGCATAGCCCATTGCAAACCTCAAAGGTTTACTGAATGAGAATGCATTTAGCAACGATTATGGTTTTGGTATGTtctgtatgattttttttttttttttttttgagaaggaaactAATGGATTTTATTAGTGTACTTCAACTACATCCAATTGTAAAATCGGAATAATATAAGATGTGACATCTTCCATCCATACTTGAAAATCTGGTATGCATAATGCATTTCTAACCAGACTATGAGCAACCCTATTGCCATTTCTCTTAATGTGAGAATACAACAATCTTACAAAATTGTTTGCAAGCACTTTCCCTACTTCAATCAGTAAGCCCGTTGGTGATAATCTACGCTCCTCTGACTTCAAAGCTTGAATCAAGCCAAGAGAATCACCTTCGAAGATAGCACTACGAAATCCCAACTCAAACACAAAAGACAAAGCCTTGAAGGCTGCCAGCGCCTCAATCTCTTCAGCCTTGTATGCTTGAGGGATTTTTTGTGAGCAAGAAGCCAAAATATCCTCATTACTATCCCGTATCACCCCACCAATACCGGACATATTAGATGCACCAAAAACAGCaccatcaaaatttattttcaccAACCCAACTGGCGGACAACTCCACCTCGTCCCTCCACTGCCATTGGTAACTGCCTGAACATTTGGGACCTGCAGATTGTCACGGAATTGTGCCAACATTTCCTGTGCATGCTCAGCCACTTGATGAAGCGAAACAACTTGTAATTGCAGTCGggttttatttctttgattcCACACCAACCAAGCCATGTATGCAAACAGTTCTAGTGACTTCTCTTCTGCAATCAGCCAAGACAACAGCTCCTCGACATCCATAAACTCCACTGCAGACCTGAAATTTCATAAACTCCACCTTTGAACAAACTCTAGCCTTGCATCATCTGTAAGTGTCTCGGCCAAAAACACCACAGCGAGATTTTTTGCTCGTATGATTTCCACGAGCTCCCTCCCTGTACGCAGGTCCCCAAGCCCGCGACAGTTCCATGCTAAACAACTCATTGCTGTTGGCGAGGCTGGACAACAGCTCCCGCCACTACTGATGGTGATTTTTCGTTCCTGGGGTCAGCCTGAAACCTCTTTGCTGACACTACAGGAAGGTCTGCCTCTAttcttgtaactttttttttccaagaggTTTCATTGTCTCTACCGTGTtaccctttatttttctttctctgcgTGTCCACGTAGAAGCACCACGGATTGGATCTGAATGGAGAGAACTAGCTTGTAGCGAGTCACGTGATTGTGTAAGTTGGGATAAATGCCTTAAATTGTCACGTGAGGTAGGGTTTTTTGTTGCTCTCTTGCCCGACCCCTGAAGTGCAGCCGCCCCAAACTCCTTAGCCAaacaaacttcctcattatttgctTCCACATCAGATATGGTcacattatttttgtttaattccaCCGTTATTTCCAAATCAGAAACAGActcattaattttgtttgattccTCCATTATTTCCTCATTAAGCTTTTGAAACCGAATCCTCCTTCCTATTTCCATTTATCTTATTGCGTATTAATGAGGAAATATTATCACCATCAATGCTGTCTGCTGTGCTGACCGTTACACCTTGTGATTGCTCCGGTAGCTTCCCCCTGCCTGAAACTGAACTCTGGCCAGAAACATGATCAGTTGATGCCCCTGAACCCTGCTTCTTCTTCGCTGCATAATAACCAGGGACCATGATTGCATTTTTTCTGGCAGCTACGAATGGTGGAGCTCTCAGCTGTGGTCCGTACTCACGCTGTTCTAACTTAAGTGTACCCTCACTGTCAATCCACAACTCACACCTGTTTACCTCCTTCACCAACCGATATCAATCTTCCACTGCACAAAGGTAAGGACAAATCGATGGAAACCTGAACAAGAATAAAGTGACCACCATCATAGATTTTTGGATCCTTCAGCGTTGATACCTCTCCCAGTACACTACAATTTTCTTCGTCGCCTCAATTGTCATATATTTAATTGGAATTCCATGTACCTGAACCCAAAGCTTAGTCTTCTCAAATTGGATGTCTTCCAGCGGAGAATCATTTTCATATCGACACATCACCACTAGGTGTTTGTCAAAGCTCCATGGTTCTCCATCTAAAATTCTGTCCACATCCTCCTTATTGTCGAAAGTAAAAAGAATTTTATGGTCTCCAAAATTCTGAATCTTGAAACCATTTTTGGCTCTACATAATGAGGTGAAGGTCTTAGCTATAATCTCCATATTGATGGCTCGTCTAGTTAAAAACTTTGCAGCAATGGAGAAATTGTCAACTTTCTCATCATCAAGTAAACAACACCCTGGCCCCTCTCTATCCGAAAGAGTAAGCCAATTCCATGATTGAGCCAAATCGTCCATCCTCACTAGCACTCAAAACTGTTtcccaaaaccccaaaaaaataccCAACAAGCCTAGGAATAACAGTATTACTCCCAGGATACTAGAACACCTTCTACTGTGTAaaggaaatagagagaaaagaccCCACTTCTAAACACACAGAAACTTTCCTTGAGCATATTCTTTTGATTGCTTGCTAACCGTTCGGCGTGGTAGTATTTATCATTTGAAGTTGCTCAGGCCCAAATTTAATAGGCATTGAGAATTAGTAATGAATATGATGATGACCCAATGAGTACTGAATATACCCAGTTCAAATGGCGTGTTATACACCTTTCGGTTTGCCATGCATGTGGCATTCGATCTCTTCATTATTTCTAAGCCTAGCTGTGTTATgaattatctcattttttgcCAGCAGCCATAACTTTCTATAATATCTTCAACAACTTAAAATTACGTAGTTTTGGTAAAATTCTTCCATACGAATGGGAACTATTGGTTTTCTGTATGATTTGTTTATGGTAACAATGCTACTAAGCAAGAACTagtaaacaaatttttaattttttaacaaataaattttgtgttaaatgcTAGCAGTAAAAGACTCAAAACCATGTGATAAATGACTAATCTAAAATATcaacattatttttaattttcaccATAATGATGGTTCCTTTTGctaatttatatctatatatatttaaaacttaaaacgtAGCATTTATATGCTACTAAGCTCATATTGCACCAGCTTATTTGCCACGCCATTGCCtacataatcattttttttcttatttaatttttattcctaaattttgttgacaatattaaatatataaatatttttttgggaagatatcgaatatataaatagattaaCTTTATACATTCATCTTAGACGgttttaactttatatataattaaaatgtaACACATACAAACGtatggatgcatttaaaattaaacacaattttattataaaaatataaataattagttaaattattttttaaaaatagcatGTAACTCATGCATAcgtatagatacatttaaaattaaaaacaatttttatcataaaaatataaataattagtcaaactaatttttttaaaataaatgtaaatagtcacatattaaaattcttacctaaatttaacaCTActtatgatctttttttttttcttttttaatttttaataagatagaatgtgtGGTGATCATTattgtgtggtgatttttaatgagtatatgtgattggtttttttttttgttaattttatagttcattaaaattatattcttagagttttgcactcattaactcattcaacacaaaaactaaaaaacttaagtggataattatggtatGGTCCTCATATAAATTTAGatacatgacacaaaattggattctaattttaaattctaattaaactTTCTCTaagctttacctattaatatatattgtcTATACAAAtttatctactttaatttagatgttttataactaagcaataaaataaatgaagaatttaaaaccaaaaacaatgtcTACACAtatctatctatactattatataataatggaagctttaaaataaattttacaaagcTATTTTTGTGCCACGAAATTAgcaaccttttttattttttgcaatttttactttgttcaacctttcatcttcttcaaccattgtctttttagttcaatttttcaCTTTCTTGATCATTGGCTTCTTaagtttttcatttgatttcttttataaatttttaaattttctcctTTATATCTTCATAAATTCTACCATTTTTTGAACCTTTAATCTACTTCCACCCATCCTCTTCCAacttaattttcttataaatttctttttacttcATTTCCACCTTTCTCCCCTATTCCTTCCAAGTTGTTTACAGCAAAAAGttcaatactctctctctctctctctctctctctctctctctctctctctctctctctctctctctctctctctctctctctcattttttctcttttgatggttttttttttcagccacttttttttcctactaatggttcctttttttttattg
This region includes:
- the LOC142606935 gene encoding uncharacterized protein LOC142606935 → MAKLSLLLQLLPGLLILFTPSLSCPEHQKLALLQFKASLINAATSFSPKSPLALLESWNSSLDCCHWDMVNCSSRFDSRNVVALYLEDLVWWKEPIVLSSTILTPLFRIRSLTHLVMSWNQIQGELPGDGFANLTELVHLELWNNDFNGSIPSQLFHLKHLQYLDISSNSFQGNIPKEIGNMTKLQHLFLRSNKLFGEIPSSILYLKELKTMDLSYNSLSMEIPVDIGNLANMTNLDLNCNKLTGTIPSTIQNLTKLEILHLESNLLIGDIPSKLFNIKGLKSLLLGGNNLTWNNNAKIVPKFTLSELSMRSCGLTGEIPSWISSQKTLEIMDLSENQLEGMFPQWLAEMEVGTIILSDNNLTGTLPPHLFDSQKLYALSLSRNNFYGELPNNIGNATTLGILTLARNNFSGKVPESISKIYGLYLLDLSHNKFSGNTLPDFSSNVQLQIIDFSSNEFSGEIPTNFSQETIILALGKNEFSGRLSRNLTNMSKLEYLDIHDNKIKGELPDFICQISTLHILILRNNSLQGSIPFCISNLSSLQILDLSSNHLVGEIPKEFGNLAGMIETPDGFSYFNGFGTNYYTIGTKINDMIVNWKKSKQGLSFDNLKNYSLLDLSMNQLSGKIPTSLGRLKALKLLNVSLNNFYGRIPASIGDLKNLEGLDLSRNNLSGSIPQSLAMLLQLTILDVSNNKLTGKIPIGSQMVTMNDPNFYANNSGLCGMQIQVLCPKDSSSTKPPEVERKETWFSWEGMVIGYVVAFFVTVAILYLTEHYV